ACATTTAACGCTGACTGGCCTTTGTTGATTACTGATTTAGCGTGCTCTTCGAACTTAAGTTGGCGGTCTATAGTTACTCCCAATAACTTTAGGGAGCTAGTTGCTTGAATTCTCTCCCCCGTGGGGAGTATGAGCCGCCTACACCCCTTTGGAGTTACACGTTTTGCAATGTGCATGAATCCCAGCTTCTCGCCGTAGTCAATGAACGCATGTGCTGAAGTTGCCCATTCATGGCATCGAGCTAAGATATTGCTCAGCTTGGCCGTGTTTTCTGCGTATCTAGTGCTCGATACATAGATGGTGATATCGTCAATGAATCCAATGACTTTGCCGCCCATGCTTTTGATCAACGGATATAGCGGGCTCGTGTATATCAAGAATAGTAGTGGGGATATGGGCGAGCCCTGAGGAATACCCGTTGCTATTCTACGCTCTTTAGTACGCTTCCCATCAATCACCAGGCTTGTTCGTCTTCCTCTCATAAATTGGTAAACCCAGTTCTGCACTGCTGTAGGTAGCCCCATTCCCCCCATAGTGTTGAGGAGCGTGTCCCGGTGGACGTGATCAAAAGCTCCTTTGATATCTATGGCAAGGACTGAAGTGACCTGATCCCTCTTCATTCGTTTTTCAGCGTGATGCACCAGCTTGTGGGCTGCTTCCACTGCGGAGTAGCCATGACGACCACCATACTGATCTACTGGCAGCATTCCACTGGTTAGAGCTGTCAGTCGACGTTGCATAATCTTCTCCAGAACTTTGCCTAATGTACTCAGTAGTGTAATCGGCCGGTAGGACCGCGCCAATGCAGGATCTCGCTTTCGTTTGGGAATAACGACAGTGATTCCTTCTCGAAAGCATTTTGGATGATAGCCAACTCTAACGCAGTACTGTAGAAGGCCCTTCAGCAGTTTACGGAAGCGTATCACTGTCCACGCTCGTTTGATAGCGACTGTTTTGACTCCATCGGGCCCGGGAGCCTTGTTGGGCGCTTGATCGCGTATGGCGTCTTCAATTTCTTGCATACGTAGACTCTTCCATTGGCCGGTTTTGACCACTTTGAGCAATCTTCTCGTCGACGGCTTGACCTGCGGAAACAATCCCCGATAAAGTTCCTCTTCCTGCTCTTCAAATGTTTGAGCCAATTCGCCTGTTTCCAACCGGAGGGCGGGCATTATCGGTACTGGTTCGCGAGGTTTGATCATCTTAAGTGCGTCATAAATGTCTGTTCCACGACATGAGGCGAGGTATGAGTTCCAGGTGTTGGTCTTAGCCTCTAGAATCTTAGAGGCATACTCCTCGTTAGCTTGCTGCCGCAGCCTTCTATTCTCCTCAGTGGGCTGACTGCGTGCTCGTCTTCGAGCTCTAACAGCGTCGCGCTTGGCCTGTCGTAATTCAGGTGTCCACCACCTCTTGCTCCTAGGAACAATCTTCAATTTTGGCACCGCCTCATCCAAACAATCACAGAGCAATCCAATAAGCTGTGTGGCGTATCTGTCTGCGACTTTGTGTGTGGATTTTCGATTGCTGTAGCCCCGGAGTTTCTTGGGAATGGTTATCAGAGCCGCTCGGGAGTCCAAAACCTTCTCGAACTTTTCCCAATCAGCCCGCTTATAATTGTACCTTCCACCATAGGTTTGAAGCAACTCAATGTCTAATGGATTGGTGTCGATCCTCCATTTCTGAAGGTAATGGTCTGAGCCTACATCTTCACTCTTCTCTGGCGTGATGGTTATGTTTGGGGTTGCGAATGTTAAATCGATCGTATTGCCAAAAATATGAGTTGGAACATTCGGCACCGTAGCTAGTAGGAGTCCATTGTCGTTAACCCAATCTGCCCAGCTGTTTGCCTCTCTGGTGACTTGCTCAGTGCTCTGCCACAtaggatgatgaagattaaaatctcctgcgatAATAATGAGTTCTGGAATTTGAGGAAGTAAAGTCTTGTAATATTCCACGGGGTGGATATCTTCGCTCATGCGGTTGTAGATGTTAGTGATATAAAGTTGACCAAGTTGGATAGTAACCACATTCTCGGTGGTGAGTTCCCCCACCATTTTCAGTTGAGACTGGCCGTATATTCTCTTGTTGATATAAGTTATTGCGTTGATTCTCCCTGTCTGGGACTGTGTGTGGACGGCTACCCAAGCACTATGTTGGATCGGGTGCTGTCCCAGGTTGAGACCCGGCTCCTGGAGTAGAAGTAGGTCGAAGTCTGCAAACATGTCCTGCACGTGGTGTGTTACCGATATTTGCTTTTGGCAGTTCAGCTGGGCTACTCGCAAAGGAGCGGTCAGCTTATTGTCGCTCAACTTCGTTCTCTGATTCATTAGGCGAAGTGGTgcctgaagaagcggcactGAGGGTTTCGACGTGTTGTGAAGGGGCAACCAACGGGGGAAGCGACgtagtggtgctggaagAAACAGCGCTCTGAGGTTCGCGAGGCGGAGGGTGGGAATCTGAAGTTGACTCCTCTCCTGACCAAACCGCATTGCAGGATTCAGCCTGTTGCGATGTTACATTCGGTGGGGATTGCAGTGAGGTGccggaagaagcagcactgtCAAGTTCGCCAGGCGAAGTGGAAGAATCCGAGGTGGGATCTGATACCTTGTTGGAAGAAGCATCGTTGAGTGATTCAGCATGTTGGGAAGTGGCAGTCAGGGGAGACTGCGATGGAGTGTCAGAAGAAGCGACACGACTTTGTCCTAGGCTGGTGccggaagaagcagcactaTCAGGTTCGCCAGGCGAAGTGgaagaatccgaagtgGGGTCTGATACCTTGTTGGAGGAAGCACCGTTGAGAGATTCAGCGTGTTGGGAAGTGGCAGTCAGTGGAGACTGAGTTGGagtgccagaagaagcggcactACTTTGTCCTGGACGTCGGATGAGAGTTACCGGTCGGATTGGACCGCGTTTGTCGCTAGCCGCCTGCCACGGGTAGACTCTCCGCTTCATGTCGGCGCACAGGAGACCGTAACGCAGAAGCTTGTTGCATTCAGTCAGTGAAACCAGAGTGAGAACTATAGACATTGCCTTCGTCGTGGGGTCGGACATTCTTTTGGGCGTGAGCCACCGGATAGGGCTTGCCAACTTCACATCGTTCGCAAactcgatttcttcttgatattCATCTAAGTTGGTGTCCTTCGGGATTCCATGGACTACACACTTATACCAAGGGGTGTTATCTATGACCTCACCGTACTGTTGAATAGTCTCTGTAAACTTCTCAGGGATATCGCCTTTGAAATGGACTCTGACATTATTCTTGGGCGTGAGCGTAAGAGCCACGACCGATTTCCCTTCACCCATTTGCTGATTAAGTTTACTTACCAGCTCACTGCGTGAAGGTACGTCGGGTCCAAGTTTGACAACCTTGAAATTAGACCGGGCTGGTAGACTAGCAACCTTCTGGGCTGCTTCGACCGCCTCCTGTTCGCGtattattgctgctagATCCACAGATTGAAGTTTATTTGCTACCCATTTCTTGGCATGGGTAACTTCTCGGCGCATGAGGCCAGCTTTGGCTTGAACACGAGCTTCAGTTGCCTCAGTCTGCTCCGCAAATTTAAATTCACGAGAATTACTCTCACGCACCATCTTGCCAGCGTAAGTCGCGAGGCTTTCTTGACTCTTCTCTACCCTTTTAAGGCGTTCTTCTAGGTAAGcaattttctctttttgctTAGTCTCGCTTGTAGCTACGTGTTTACGTAGAGCTATCAATTCATTGTCTTTGGCTGCGCTGTCTTTCTTAATCCTTTCCATTGCGGTATTATACTTGTTGATAGTGGCGTTGCTCTGTTTAattacttcttcttgttgtttaaGGAGTTTGGCttgttggttgttggtttcGGCTTGTTGGTTGGCGATTGCTTTGAGCTTCTCAATTTCTGACGCGAGCTCCGCCATAGACGCGGCATCCTTCACCAAATTAATTGTTTCGGGCTCAGTAGGAACCGGGGTGGCTTCAAAGTATTCATCTTCGGCTTCAGAGCAGTCGGTTACTTCATCCCATGGAAGTGAACGCGTCGACGCGTTTACCATTGCGTCGCTGTTTGCGCGTTCCTCCATGGTTTGAGGCTCCATCACGTCCGGAGACCGCTGAATGCGGGTGCGCTCGGGGTTGTCAAGTAACTGAAATAAAGGTCGGCTTGAATTTCGCGTTGTTCTGGTCTTATTCGTGGTGTTTATGACCATTCAATTCTTAGAAGTTGCGCTATGAAGACGGTGTTCCGGGGAAACAGTGGGGACAGGGTCAAGCAGGACCTTGGCCGGATTCTGGTTCTTTCAAATTATTACAATTCTATTTACCTTTCG
This is a stretch of genomic DNA from Sugiyamaella lignohabitans strain CBS 10342 chromosome C, complete sequence. It encodes these proteins:
- the POL90 gene encoding polyprotein of L1-like non-LTR retrotransposon Zorro 1 (polyprotein of non-LTR retrotransposon Zorro 1 and repeat region-related DNA), whose protein sequence is MSEDIHPVEYYKTLLPQIPELIIIAGDFNLHHPMWQSTEQVTREANSWADWVNDNGLLLATVPNVPTHIFGNTIDLTFATPNITITPEKSEDVGSDHYLQKWRIDTNPLDIELLQTYGGRYNYKRADWEKFEKVLDSRAALITIPKKLRGYSNRKSTHKVADRYATQLIGLLCDCLDEAVPKLKIVPRSKRWWTPELRQAKRDAVRARRRARSQPTEENRRLRQQANEEYASKILEAKTNTWNSYLASCRGTDIYDALKMIKPREPVPIMPALRLETGELAQTFEEQEEELYRGLFPQVKPSTRRLLKVVKTGQWKSLRMQEIEDAIRDQAPNKAPGPDGVKTVAIKRAWTVIRFRKLLKGLLQYCVRVGYHPKCFREGITVVIPKRKRDPALARSYRPITLLSTLGKVLEKIMQRRLTALTSGMLPVDQYGGRHGYSAVEAAHKLVHHAEKRMKRDQVTSVLAIDIKGAFDHVHRDTLLNTMGGMGLPTAVQNWVYQFMRGRRTSLVIDGKRTKERRIATGIPQGSPISPLLFLIYTSPLYPLIKSMGGKVIGFIDDITIYVSSTRYAENTAKLSNILARCHEWATSAHAFIDYGEKLGFMHIAKRVTPKGCRRLILPTGERIQATSSLKLLGVTIDRQLKFEEHAKSVINKGQSALNVIRRLGGVTRGVTGATMRCLYKSCVRSILEYASPIWYNRIRKGLKDAIQRIQNAALRSILGAYKPTAIVSLHRDAEISPIEHRMLETEQYYLVRLHRDLHRYNPHRIRARKLYSGTMLGDRLDELYRTVEVTDIKKDRYRLWKPPWASRDSEAISKASSQKKSIRKEIRSQCYQKWEIEYTQSPKGAFYRSFTAPRLYSKKHANALRPFLYESPRGELSKLVQLRTGMGAMGSFFQRFRISNRRYDCRCGVEETVEHILRDCPLTEQHRPILRDASRELDLPSLLDTRKGLKAVASFLKANPSLLS